The Vibrio echinoideorum DNA window TGCTTTCGTGAATACCAAAATTGGTAAAATGCAGACAACCATCGCCATTACAGCTGGTTCAATGATGTTATCTCTATTGATTATCATTGCGGGACAAAACAATTGGTTTCAATTGGCTGACATCGCCTCAGAAACTGTTGCCAGTATCAACTTTGAAGATTTCCTCCTGAAAGGAATATTGGGATTCTTACTCTTTGCTGGTGGTCTTGGGATTAAGTTACCTAATCTAAAAGATCAGAAATGGGAAATAACAGTACTAGCTCTTGGCGCTACACTGTTTTCGACATTCTTTATTGGTTTTGTGCTCTATGGATTCTGTCAATTCATCGGCATTCAATTTGATTTGATTTATTGCTTACTCTTTGGCTCTCTAATCTCACCAACCGATCCCATTGCGGTGTTAGCTATAGTCAAAAAGCTCGACGCTCCCAGACGAATCTCAACTCAAATCGAGGGAGAATCTCTATTCAACGATGGTTTTGGCTTAGTTATCTTCGTTACCCTATTTACCATTGCGTTCGGTACAGAAGCACCGACTGTAGGTAGCGTGACCATGTTATTCGTCCAAGAGGCGATTGGCGGTATCGTCTATGGCTTGGTTCTAGGTTTAATATTCCATTACCTAATTAGCAACACCGATGACCACTCGATGGAGCTGCTATTGACTATCGGTATCCCAACTTCTGGTTATGCCTTTGCTGAAGTTCTACATGTATCAGGACCATTGGCGATGGTAGTTTCAGGAATCATGATTGGTAACTGGACGCGCTTTATTGGGTTCTCGAAAGAGAGTGAGGATCATCTAGACCACTTCTGGGAACTAATCGATGAATTCTTGAATGGTGTATTGTTCTTATTGATCGGTATGTCGATGCTGTTATTCAAATTCCACCAAGAAGACTGGATCTTAATGGCGTTCGCAGTGCCTCTAGTGCTAAGCGCACGCTACCTAAGTGTTTTCTTGTCTTATATCGGATTTAAACGCTTTAGAACTTACAACCCTTGGTCAATCAAGATCTTAACTTGGGGTGGCTTGCGTGGTGGCCTAGCTCTAGCCATGGCACTTTCAATCCCTTCAGGTATCTGGGTGATAGAAGGCAAGGCAATAGATGTTAAAGAGATTATCCTTGTCATGACATACGCTGTTGTTGTGTTCTCAATCTTAGTTCAAGGCTCAACAATTACTCCGATGATAGAGAAAGCGAAACAAGCTGAGAAAGAGCTAGATTAACATCTCAAAATATTAAACTAGGCTGCCTAATATAGGTGGCCTTTTTTATACCTGATGAAAGTCAGATTCATCAATATCCTCACTAAAGCTCTAGCTGAAAGGTATACGTGAAACATAGAGCCTATCTCGACATTTGATGCACTATTATTAGAGTAATCAAAAACCTTATGTAGATTGAACACTGGATTTGGTTAGCACCAAAGTGAAGGCAAAGGATGTTTAATCCTGATAAAGACGACATGTAAACAGCGATAGCGATCTTAGCCAGAAATTTTACTGGAATTGAAACCATGTAAAAAACCCTTTCTTCTACGTACTAGCGAGTCTCCCAATAGACCAATCTTCAGTTGTATAAGCATAACTCGCAAGGCTTCAGCATCCGATGATTGAAATAAAAATAATGAGACTCAACGTCTAGCAGTAATTGATTTTGTCGTTAGCGGAAACTTCGGAGCTTGGTGAGTGTTGAACAGGAAGCTCTAGTTTTCAACTAAGTACTTAAATGCGACAAGATTGTACTAAGTAGGTATTAAAGCGGTTCGACTAAATAGGTGTAACTAGAGGAACACTTAATATTTCTAGCGTTAGGCTAAAGGTGACAGGCATAAAAAAGGCTCTAGCATTTCTGCCGGGACGCGTAGTCTAGAGCCTTAAATATGGTAGGGCTGGACTGAGTCGGCACTCCGGAGATTCGAACTCCCAACACGCGCTATTTGGGTAAGTCGGGGAATCCGCTGCTCTGATAATGCCGTATATTAGATTCAGAAAGTAAAAAGGCCCTAGCATTTCTGCTAGAGCCTTGAATATGGCAGGGGTGGAGAGATTCGAACTCCCAACACGCGGATTTGGAATCCGCTGCTCTGCCAATTGGAGCTACACCCCTAAAACTTTATCTTGCTTCAGATTCGAAAAAACCTCGCACTAGGCGAGGTTATCGAATAAGTGGCGGAGTGGACGGGACTCGAACCCGCGACCCCCGGCGTGACAGGCCGGTATTCTAACCAACTGAACTACCACTCCGCAGTGGTCAACTCACTAAGTGAGCGTCCATATCCCCAGGTCGGTCAACCTAAAGATTTAATTTAAAGCCTGGCGATGTCCTACTCTCACATGGGGAAACCCCACACTACCATCGGCGCTATTGTGTTTCACTTCTGAGTTCGGCATGGAATCAGGTGGGTCCACAATGCTATGGTCGCCAAGCAAATTTTAAAATTCGGAAAGCTTATTTAAAAGTTATATCTCTTCAAACTCATTCAAGGTCTGTCTTTGAGTCCACAAAACCCCTTGGGTGTTGTATGGTTAAGCCTCACGGGCAATTAGTACAGGTTAGCTCAATGCCTCGCAGCACTTACACACCCTGCCTATCAACGTCGTAGTCTACGACAACCCTTTAGGACACTTATAGTGCCAGGGAAAACTCATCTCAAGGCTCGCTTCCCGCTTAGATGCTTTCAGCGGTTATCGATTCCGAACTTAGCTACCGGGCAATGCCATTGGCATGACAACCCGAACACCAGAGGTTCGTCCACTCCGGTCCTCTCGTACTAGGAGCAGCC harbors:
- a CDS encoding cation:proton antiporter; amino-acid sequence: MSVYYTLCFLSAAAMLIAFVNTKIGKMQTTIAITAGSMMLSLLIIIAGQNNWFQLADIASETVASINFEDFLLKGILGFLLFAGGLGIKLPNLKDQKWEITVLALGATLFSTFFIGFVLYGFCQFIGIQFDLIYCLLFGSLISPTDPIAVLAIVKKLDAPRRISTQIEGESLFNDGFGLVIFVTLFTIAFGTEAPTVGSVTMLFVQEAIGGIVYGLVLGLIFHYLISNTDDHSMELLLTIGIPTSGYAFAEVLHVSGPLAMVVSGIMIGNWTRFIGFSKESEDHLDHFWELIDEFLNGVLFLLIGMSMLLFKFHQEDWILMAFAVPLVLSARYLSVFLSYIGFKRFRTYNPWSIKILTWGGLRGGLALAMALSIPSGIWVIEGKAIDVKEIILVMTYAVVVFSILVQGSTITPMIEKAKQAEKELD